From the Chloroflexus aurantiacus J-10-fl genome, one window contains:
- a CDS encoding oxidative damage protection protein, translated as MARMVHCVKFGRELPGLDRPPFPGPLGQRIYEQVSAQAWRLWPQQATLIINHYGLSLGDPNAQQILMKAMEEFFFGENAPMPEGWTPPTAAPAKGGPRRK; from the coding sequence ATGGCGCGAATGGTGCATTGTGTCAAATTCGGTCGCGAACTTCCCGGTCTGGATCGGCCACCCTTCCCTGGCCCGCTTGGGCAGCGCATCTACGAACAGGTGTCGGCCCAGGCCTGGCGACTGTGGCCACAACAGGCAACGCTGATTATCAATCATTATGGCCTGAGTTTAGGCGATCCGAATGCGCAGCAAATCCTGATGAAAGCCATGGAAGAGTTCTTTTTCGGCGAAAATGCTCCTATGCCTGAAGGGTGGACACCACCAACCGCTGCTCCGGCGAAGGGAGGGCCGCGTCGCAAATAG
- the msrP gene encoding protein-methionine-sulfoxide reductase catalytic subunit MsrP, giving the protein MYRDPSIRSSEITPESLYLSRRALLGGIGALGAGLVLSACGLNVPSDRPGQAVAPDDTTPRDELGDPANSFEQITNYNNFYEFTTDKEAVAHRAAGFVTHPWTVEVTGMVHKPRIFAIEDILSMFDQEERIYRLRCVEGWSMVIPWQGFPLHKLLTIVEPTAQAQFVRFETLYDPDQMPGQRDRYFPWPYVEGLRLDEAMHDLTILSTGLYGRTLLPQNGAPLRLVVPWKYGFKSIKSIVKIELTDTMPVSLWMAVAPHEYGFYANVNPDVPHPRWSQATERRIGELGRRKTLLFNGYAEQVAALYAGMDLARNY; this is encoded by the coding sequence ATGTATCGCGATCCCTCAATTCGCTCTTCCGAGATAACTCCAGAGTCGCTCTACCTGAGCCGACGGGCCTTGTTAGGTGGCATCGGCGCACTGGGTGCCGGCCTCGTGCTGAGCGCCTGTGGTCTGAATGTTCCCTCAGATCGTCCGGGGCAGGCAGTAGCACCCGACGATACCACCCCCCGCGACGAGCTTGGCGATCCGGCCAACAGCTTCGAGCAGATCACCAACTACAACAACTTCTACGAATTCACGACCGACAAAGAAGCGGTTGCGCACCGGGCCGCCGGTTTCGTGACCCACCCCTGGACAGTAGAAGTGACAGGGATGGTACACAAGCCACGGATCTTTGCTATCGAAGATATCCTCTCGATGTTCGACCAGGAAGAGCGCATTTATCGTCTACGCTGCGTCGAAGGGTGGTCAATGGTCATCCCCTGGCAGGGTTTCCCGCTCCACAAACTGCTGACCATCGTCGAACCAACTGCACAGGCCCAGTTCGTTCGCTTCGAGACCCTCTACGACCCTGATCAGATGCCAGGGCAGCGTGACCGCTACTTCCCATGGCCCTACGTTGAAGGACTACGCCTCGATGAGGCAATGCACGACTTAACGATCCTGAGCACCGGCCTCTACGGTCGTACCCTCTTGCCGCAAAATGGCGCCCCACTGCGCCTGGTAGTTCCATGGAAATACGGCTTCAAAAGCATCAAATCCATCGTCAAAATTGAACTAACCGATACCATGCCGGTATCGTTGTGGATGGCAGTCGCACCGCATGAATACGGCTTCTACGCCAACGTCAATCCCGACGTTCCCCATCCACGCTGGTCGCAGGCCACCGAACGGCGCATCGGCGAGCTTGGCCGGCGCAAAACGTTGCTCTTCAACGGCTATGCCGAACAGGTCGCTGCCCTGTACGCCGGGATGGATCTGGCCCGTAATTACTAG
- a CDS encoding ANTAR domain-containing response regulator — MPQTRLVIADDESIIRMNLKETLVSLGYLVVGEAGDGVSVINLARELRPDLVLMDIKMPKLDGIQAARILTEEKIAPVLLLTAYSDRDLVERAKEAGVVNYIVKPFREAELLPAIEIAIARYQEFLEMDRQVADLKETLETRKLVERAKGILMDTQGLKEAEAFRKIQQLSMNTRKSMKEIAQAILLAHEI; from the coding sequence ATGCCCCAGACGCGACTGGTGATCGCCGACGATGAGTCAATCATCCGCATGAACCTCAAAGAGACTCTCGTCAGTCTTGGCTATCTGGTGGTTGGCGAAGCCGGTGACGGTGTGAGTGTGATCAATCTCGCCCGCGAGCTGCGCCCCGATCTGGTCTTGATGGATATCAAAATGCCGAAACTGGACGGCATTCAAGCTGCTCGCATCTTGACCGAAGAGAAGATTGCGCCGGTGCTGCTGCTCACGGCCTACTCTGACCGCGATCTGGTCGAGCGGGCCAAAGAAGCCGGTGTCGTGAACTATATTGTCAAGCCCTTCCGCGAAGCCGAACTGCTACCGGCGATTGAGATTGCCATTGCCCGCTACCAGGAGTTTCTGGAGATGGATCGCCAGGTTGCCGATCTGAAAGAGACACTTGAGACGCGCAAACTGGTCGAGCGGGCCAAGGGCATCTTAATGGACACCCAGGGCTTGAAAGAGGCCGAGGCCTTCCGCAAGATTCAGCAGCTCTCGATGAACACCCGCAAGTCGATGAAGGAGATTGCCCAGGCCATCCTTCTCGCCCACGAGATTTAA
- a CDS encoding CapA family protein, whose protein sequence is MTGRLLLVFSVLVMLFTTPVVQAQPPAGARLALNRCGAGDTVQYTLAVAGAVIPDALIPGGIETPSYTEAFAALRPFLTAADLAMATLAGPLAGEALPALAPALAESNLLLLGTAQPRLLTLGPTGVDATLQNLSRYGIFQHGAVADGETHPPFLKVTVPHPASPLTLGFLSATWGLEGNADPRNQIHLLANTAGILPNISAAIEQARQETDLVVVMAAWGQPTDPDPPQARINAARNLIAAGADLVIGSIPGETATVDWVRAADREGLVIFSAGDLIGTATTPAALMYIGVTRDEDGAARVSGLRYLPITPGNGAQGPTPLPTVPREFALLMGDPGQLHAVPSVPPTGKIEVCPALVLPEAPQTPITGDFARFYQTFGGEQTRSLIEGIALLGLPLGPVTRELAGDCRQEVAVLYTERQRLELHPGNDWPNRVLGSHVGVVAFRLGYPDQPVTPRTDLSDPSAFADPLFRSFYERYGGISVFGYPISGALTERDPNTGRDLIVQYFERARFELDPMVPLPADPLWQVRLGLLGREVGSQVSALLCPTAPASASAAALATATPVTSPATVVGAVQSSGDGFPLLLGAIIVVSLILVGLILSAIYDLYLFSQRYVQPAARSTRSGYRMDTGARSSARDAWQESLRGFSRRDSQPAPQTETTKRSWLGKMFKGRDSEQSSTQRQTPGWRQPTRTASRNTQPPQDLPEPSAATGQAADDRPQTLRVALTPNASRMPAASPPSAIDPLNGDELAEWFDTADEASVTDHRQGRLDGYIGDQPVEWNDLPPAERERWLAELGPLTDDSAADVPPAEWSRWQDELTGTTSPMTADLPAPTTPDTPFEETTQQFKSDADSGTTLGHRPDDDDLLRKLLGI, encoded by the coding sequence ATGACGGGTCGGCTATTACTGGTTTTCAGTGTCTTGGTGATGCTGTTTACCACACCGGTTGTCCAGGCGCAGCCGCCGGCAGGTGCGCGATTGGCGCTCAACCGCTGTGGCGCAGGTGATACCGTGCAGTACACACTGGCGGTTGCCGGTGCAGTTATCCCCGATGCGCTGATTCCTGGCGGGATTGAGACACCCAGTTACACTGAGGCTTTTGCCGCACTGCGTCCATTCCTGACGGCTGCCGATTTGGCTATGGCGACGCTGGCCGGGCCACTGGCCGGCGAGGCATTACCTGCTCTGGCTCCTGCGTTAGCCGAGAGTAATCTGCTCTTGTTGGGGACTGCTCAGCCGCGCTTGCTCACTCTTGGCCCGACTGGTGTTGATGCTACCCTGCAAAATCTAAGCCGCTACGGCATTTTTCAACACGGTGCGGTGGCAGATGGCGAGACCCATCCCCCCTTTCTCAAGGTGACGGTACCCCATCCGGCTTCACCGCTGACCCTTGGCTTTCTCAGTGCCACCTGGGGTTTGGAAGGAAATGCCGATCCTCGCAATCAAATTCATCTACTTGCCAATACTGCCGGTATTTTGCCCAATATCAGTGCTGCAATTGAGCAGGCCCGGCAGGAGACCGATCTGGTTGTTGTGATGGCAGCCTGGGGTCAACCCACCGACCCTGATCCGCCCCAGGCCCGGATCAATGCTGCCCGTAATCTGATTGCTGCCGGTGCCGATCTGGTGATTGGGAGTATCCCCGGCGAGACCGCAACGGTCGATTGGGTGCGCGCTGCGGATCGCGAAGGGCTGGTCATATTTTCTGCCGGTGATCTGATCGGTACCGCTACCACTCCGGCTGCCCTCATGTACATCGGTGTGACCCGCGATGAAGACGGGGCAGCCCGTGTCAGTGGTCTCCGTTATCTGCCGATCACGCCTGGTAACGGTGCCCAGGGGCCGACGCCGTTACCAACAGTCCCGCGTGAGTTTGCCCTGCTGATGGGTGATCCCGGTCAATTGCACGCTGTGCCATCCGTACCGCCAACCGGCAAGATCGAAGTTTGTCCGGCACTGGTGTTACCGGAAGCACCGCAAACCCCGATTACCGGCGACTTTGCCCGCTTTTATCAGACCTTCGGTGGGGAACAGACACGTTCTCTCATCGAGGGGATTGCGTTGCTCGGTCTACCATTAGGGCCGGTTACCCGCGAGCTGGCCGGTGATTGTCGTCAAGAGGTTGCCGTGTTGTACACTGAACGTCAGCGATTGGAGTTGCATCCGGGTAATGACTGGCCCAATCGGGTGCTTGGCTCGCATGTCGGGGTCGTCGCCTTTCGGCTTGGTTATCCGGATCAGCCGGTAACACCGCGTACCGATCTGAGTGATCCGTCCGCTTTCGCTGATCCACTGTTCCGCAGTTTCTATGAACGGTATGGTGGGATTAGTGTGTTTGGCTACCCGATCAGTGGCGCACTAACCGAACGTGACCCCAATACCGGACGTGATTTGATCGTGCAGTACTTTGAACGGGCTAGGTTTGAGCTTGATCCCATGGTGCCGTTACCCGCCGATCCACTCTGGCAGGTGCGTTTGGGGCTATTGGGGCGTGAAGTGGGTTCACAGGTATCTGCGCTACTGTGCCCGACGGCTCCTGCGTCGGCGAGTGCTGCTGCACTGGCAACCGCTACACCGGTCACATCACCGGCCACGGTGGTCGGCGCAGTGCAGAGCAGCGGTGATGGATTTCCGTTGCTTCTCGGCGCGATAATTGTCGTATCATTGATACTGGTTGGACTGATTTTGTCGGCAATATACGATCTATACCTTTTCAGCCAGCGCTACGTACAACCGGCGGCTCGTTCTACCCGGAGTGGTTATCGCATGGACACCGGTGCCCGTTCATCAGCACGTGATGCCTGGCAGGAGTCGCTGCGCGGTTTTTCACGTCGCGACAGTCAACCGGCACCCCAAACTGAGACTACCAAACGTTCCTGGCTGGGCAAGATGTTCAAAGGTCGTGACTCCGAACAGTCCTCGACCCAGCGCCAGACTCCGGGATGGCGCCAGCCAACCCGCACCGCCTCGCGCAACACTCAGCCACCCCAGGACTTGCCAGAACCATCGGCGGCTACCGGCCAGGCTGCTGACGACCGACCGCAAACACTACGGGTTGCGCTAACTCCGAATGCTTCCCGTATGCCTGCTGCCTCGCCCCCATCGGCCATTGATCCGCTCAACGGCGACGAACTGGCTGAATGGTTCGATACCGCCGATGAGGCGTCGGTCACCGATCATCGCCAGGGCCGTCTGGATGGCTATATCGGCGATCAACCGGTCGAGTGGAACGATTTGCCACCCGCCGAACGCGAGCGCTGGCTGGCGGAGCTTGGCCCACTGACCGATGATAGCGCTGCCGATGTCCCGCCCGCTGAATGGTCACGCTGGCAAGATGAACTGACCGGCACAACCTCGCCAATGACGGCTGACCTGCCAGCACCAACCACGCCGGACACACCATTTGAAGAAACAACACAGCAGTTCAAGTCAGATGCCGACTCTGGGACTACCCTGGGGCATCGTCCCGACGACGATGATTTACTGCGGAAACTGCTTGGCATATAA
- a CDS encoding response regulator transcription factor — translation MSELKDKLVLVVDDEPRMITFMRMNLELEGMRVTTATNGREAVEKVREEMPDIVLLDIMMPVMDGFEALRRIRSFSQVPVIILTAKDEEEDRVRGLELGADDYVGKPFSQRELVSRIRAVLRRHYTQPPIPQTLVKVDDRLSIDFARREVLVDGKRVNLRPTEYRLLYHLVQNAGYVLTHEMLLSKVWGPEYRDESHYLRLYITYLRQKIEEDPSNPKYILTERGVGYRFVDFPGARRINATDVPV, via the coding sequence ATGAGCGAATTAAAAGACAAATTAGTTCTCGTCGTTGATGACGAGCCGCGCATGATCACATTCATGCGCATGAATCTTGAACTGGAAGGCATGCGGGTGACAACCGCCACCAATGGCCGCGAAGCGGTCGAAAAGGTGCGCGAAGAGATGCCCGACATCGTCTTGCTCGACATCATGATGCCGGTGATGGACGGTTTTGAGGCGCTCCGGCGTATCCGCAGCTTCTCCCAGGTACCGGTGATCATTCTTACCGCCAAAGATGAAGAAGAAGATCGGGTGCGTGGTCTGGAACTTGGGGCGGATGATTATGTTGGCAAGCCCTTCAGCCAGCGCGAACTGGTAAGCCGTATTCGGGCAGTCCTGCGCCGCCATTACACCCAACCTCCCATCCCTCAAACCCTGGTGAAGGTTGATGATCGGTTAAGTATCGACTTTGCCCGCCGCGAAGTGTTGGTCGATGGCAAGCGCGTCAATTTGCGACCAACCGAATACCGCCTGCTTTACCATCTGGTTCAGAATGCCGGTTACGTGCTAACCCACGAGATGCTGCTGAGCAAGGTGTGGGGGCCAGAATACCGCGACGAAAGTCACTATCTGCGTTTGTACATCACCTATCTGCGCCAGAAGATCGAAGAAGATCCATCCAACCCAAAATATATTCTGACCGAACGCGGCGTTGGCTATCGCTTTGTCGATTTTCCCGGGGCGCGCCGCATCAATGCTACCGATGTACCGGTGTGA
- a CDS encoding STAS domain-containing protein has protein sequence MTNVQTPNNAHTIVQQWREQILSNLLWALVVLGGIALIVGSWADYSAAGERALPYIGIYFLTYLSIVVISLVRRLQAKIRALLLLIVLGAIATFLLVTFGLVGSGRILWLGINVLALIYFDRLGSIVALILSLIVMMITAAIYVTGNASFVTPETLAVQDTIEDWAGSIGLYLATNMLTLIPFRYLLQRLEGLAQQATAEAVRARLHAQQVEVHAQELEQQTAQLQRTEHMLRNVVQSLETPTVEIADQVLLAPIVGQIDHQRADTLLKRLLSVVSERRVKLIVIDVAGVPAFDTMAAQSLMQTVQALRLIGCEAVITGISPAMAQTITALGIDMKTIATARSPQDVLLRNMM, from the coding sequence ATGACGAACGTACAAACTCCCAACAATGCTCATACAATAGTTCAGCAATGGCGAGAGCAGATTCTCAGTAACCTGTTATGGGCACTAGTCGTTCTGGGGGGTATTGCGCTCATCGTTGGTTCGTGGGCAGATTACAGTGCGGCAGGTGAACGAGCGTTACCGTATATTGGAATATACTTCCTTACTTATCTGTCCATTGTCGTCATTTCTTTGGTACGACGCTTACAGGCAAAGATACGCGCTCTGCTGCTCCTGATTGTACTGGGAGCGATTGCGACCTTTCTGCTGGTAACGTTTGGACTGGTGGGGAGTGGACGCATTCTCTGGCTCGGTATTAATGTGCTGGCATTGATCTATTTTGATCGGTTGGGAAGTATCGTCGCGCTCATTCTTTCGCTGATCGTCATGATGATCACAGCAGCCATCTATGTGACGGGCAATGCGTCTTTTGTAACCCCAGAGACACTGGCCGTTCAAGATACCATCGAAGACTGGGCCGGTTCGATTGGACTGTATCTGGCCACCAACATGCTGACCCTCATCCCATTTCGCTATCTCCTACAACGGTTGGAAGGTCTTGCCCAGCAGGCGACTGCTGAAGCAGTCCGGGCCAGGCTGCACGCTCAACAGGTCGAAGTACATGCTCAGGAGTTAGAGCAACAAACAGCCCAATTACAGCGCACGGAACATATGTTACGGAACGTGGTGCAATCGCTGGAAACCCCAACGGTCGAGATTGCCGATCAGGTGTTGCTGGCACCGATTGTTGGTCAGATCGATCATCAGCGAGCTGATACGCTGTTAAAACGGTTACTCAGTGTGGTTAGCGAACGCCGCGTGAAGCTGATCGTGATTGATGTGGCGGGTGTGCCGGCCTTTGACACCATGGCTGCTCAGAGTCTGATGCAGACGGTGCAGGCGCTCCGGCTGATCGGGTGTGAGGCAGTGATCACCGGTATTTCACCGGCGATGGCGCAAACGATTACGGCACTGGGTATTGATATGAAAACGATAGCGACTGCCCGTTCCCCACAAGATGTATTGTTGCGCAACATGATGTAG
- a CDS encoding methionyl-tRNA formyltransferase produces the protein MRIVLFAIPGPMALPVLQGLLRLPVEVIGLVHPAPAGMPALTQLPAAAPARNPTLLAPATAATIADAAGIPRYAVRRDAIAEIGEQLRRQKVDLAIVACWPWRIPAALLEIPRYGWLNLHPSPLPELRGPEPLFWALRLGWTRTAMTLHLMDADFDHGPIVCQEWFDLPPGERLHTLETLAGQCAATMLPTALSQITSAEWRPSPQAAGGSYFPSPRTQDFVLTAEWSVQRAYAFVRAIAEWGIPFTFIVADGQRVQITDAVEYQPHKHLAMPVVEQDGRLALQLCNGVLIGIAPD, from the coding sequence ATGCGCATCGTTCTCTTTGCCATTCCAGGCCCGATGGCACTACCAGTCTTGCAGGGTCTGCTGAGGTTGCCGGTTGAGGTGATCGGGCTGGTGCATCCGGCACCGGCGGGTATGCCGGCGTTGACCCAGTTACCGGCGGCTGCACCTGCACGCAACCCTACGCTACTCGCACCGGCAACAGCGGCTACCATTGCCGATGCAGCCGGGATTCCGCGCTATGCCGTTCGGCGAGATGCTATTGCCGAGATCGGTGAGCAGTTGCGTCGGCAGAAGGTAGACCTCGCGATTGTTGCCTGCTGGCCCTGGCGCATCCCGGCAGCATTGCTTGAGATACCACGCTACGGCTGGCTCAACCTGCACCCATCGCCATTACCAGAACTCCGTGGCCCGGAACCACTCTTCTGGGCGTTGCGATTGGGCTGGACGCGCACGGCAATGACCCTGCACCTGATGGATGCGGACTTTGATCACGGCCCGATTGTCTGCCAGGAATGGTTTGATCTACCGCCCGGCGAGCGTCTACATACGCTGGAAACACTCGCCGGACAATGCGCCGCCACAATGTTACCGACCGCACTCAGCCAGATCACCAGTGCAGAGTGGCGACCGTCACCCCAGGCAGCGGGTGGCAGTTACTTTCCTTCACCCCGGACACAGGACTTTGTGTTGACTGCGGAATGGTCGGTACAACGGGCCTACGCCTTTGTGCGGGCAATTGCTGAATGGGGCATACCGTTTACCTTCATTGTGGCTGATGGTCAACGTGTACAGATTACCGATGCGGTTGAATACCAGCCTCATAAACATTTAGCAATGCCTGTCGTTGAACAAGATGGCCGACTGGCACTCCAGTTATGCAACGGCGTCCTGATAGGCATCGCGCCAGATTGA
- the bcp gene encoding thioredoxin-dependent thiol peroxidase, giving the protein MATPPQVGEMAPDFTLPNEAGEPVSLSQFRGKRVILYFYPKDDTPGCTSQACGFRDSYPVIEEKNAVVIGISPDGTKSHAKFKTKHNLPFILLADEQHSVAEAYGVWGEKSMMGKKYMGIIRSHFVIDEEGRIVQAEIKVSPADSVKRALAALGL; this is encoded by the coding sequence ATGGCAACACCACCACAAGTTGGCGAGATGGCTCCCGACTTTACCCTTCCGAACGAAGCCGGCGAACCGGTCTCACTCAGCCAGTTTCGCGGCAAGCGGGTTATTCTCTACTTCTACCCCAAAGACGATACTCCCGGTTGTACATCACAAGCCTGCGGTTTCCGCGACTCATACCCGGTCATTGAAGAAAAGAACGCCGTCGTGATCGGGATCAGTCCTGATGGCACCAAATCCCACGCCAAATTCAAAACGAAACACAACTTGCCTTTCATCCTGTTAGCCGATGAGCAGCACAGTGTTGCCGAGGCGTATGGGGTGTGGGGCGAGAAGTCGATGATGGGCAAGAAATATATGGGCATCATTCGCTCCCACTTCGTCATCGATGAAGAGGGTCGCATTGTGCAGGCTGAAATTAAAGTGAGTCCCGCCGATAGTGTCAAACGCGCTCTTGCAGCGCTGGGCTTATAG
- a CDS encoding ketopantoate reductase family protein — protein sequence MTIVIVGGGAIGLLLLSRLAQASNGQPVALLTRPNGAAALQATPLQVSGIGACSLTGLTVAGAVADLPAAFQQPALAILCVKGYDTNGAIATLRDLNPGSILTLQNGLGNEEALAQAFGADRIIAGAITTSVDATGPTTITVTKAGGIGLAPVGGTSNLTLAETALSNAGFTVQRYHDYRAMKWSKALLNMLGNATAAILDWSVAQVYADRRLVALERTAVREALAVMQRMGIRPVNLPRYPAALLAFGIRWLPPIILDPILRQRVAGGRGGKDPSLLRDLRAGRSRSEGEFLYGAVAAAATAHGLQTPVNAGLWQVLGGIVRGDLRWDDYRGQPERLLAACGMAK from the coding sequence ATGACCATCGTCATTGTCGGTGGGGGGGCAATCGGGTTGTTGCTCCTTTCACGGCTGGCCCAGGCCAGCAACGGGCAGCCGGTCGCGCTTTTGACCCGCCCAAACGGCGCAGCGGCGTTGCAAGCCACACCGTTACAGGTGAGTGGTATCGGGGCATGTTCACTAACCGGTTTGACGGTTGCCGGTGCAGTAGCCGATTTACCAGCAGCGTTTCAACAACCGGCGCTGGCAATCTTGTGTGTCAAAGGCTACGATACGAACGGGGCGATTGCCACCTTACGCGACCTCAATCCTGGATCCATCCTGACGCTGCAAAATGGGCTGGGCAACGAAGAAGCGCTGGCCCAGGCTTTTGGCGCGGATCGGATTATTGCCGGCGCAATTACAACCTCGGTTGACGCTACCGGCCCCACGACGATCACTGTGACGAAAGCGGGTGGAATTGGGTTAGCGCCGGTAGGCGGAACAAGTAATCTCACACTGGCCGAAACGGCGCTGAGCAATGCAGGCTTTACTGTCCAGCGTTATCACGACTACCGCGCTATGAAATGGTCGAAAGCGCTGTTGAATATGCTAGGAAATGCGACTGCTGCGATTCTCGATTGGTCGGTTGCGCAGGTCTACGCCGACCGCCGGCTGGTGGCACTGGAACGGACCGCCGTGCGTGAGGCGCTGGCCGTGATGCAACGCATGGGGATACGACCGGTCAATTTACCCCGCTATCCGGCGGCACTGCTGGCCTTCGGCATTCGCTGGCTACCACCGATCATCCTCGATCCGATTTTGCGCCAGCGGGTAGCCGGTGGCCGGGGCGGTAAAGATCCGTCGCTGCTCCGTGATCTGCGCGCGGGACGTAGCCGTTCCGAAGGGGAGTTCTTGTACGGCGCGGTGGCCGCAGCCGCCACCGCCCACGGGTTACAGACGCCGGTCAATGCCGGTCTCTGGCAGGTGTTGGGGGGTATCGTGCGCGGTGATCTGCGCTGGGACGATTACCGCGGTCAACCTGAACGGTTGCTGGCGGCCTGTGGAATGGCGAAGTGA
- a CDS encoding ATP-grasp domain-containing protein yields the protein MTEIGMRPHLLLLTTPSSYRLPAFLDAAGRIGVQITVAEDTPPALSRPLPGRLLIDFSDQAAALQAIRNLHANQPLSAILPVDDSGVELAALACADIGLPFNRPEAAAAARDKHLMRQLFARAGVPSPAFRLCTTADDLPTLVQSVTFPCVVKPLRLNGSRGVIRADNPAQCLAAIRRLAALLDRIEGAGVHEFLIEDFVPGFEVALEGLIDHGQVQVLALFDKPDPLDGPFFEETIYVTPSRLPEATQAAICAVTAAAARAVGLERGPLHAELRINECGPWMIELANRSIGGLCSRTLRFGTDASLEELILRQAAGLPVDTLSREGQAGGVMMIPIPQAGILRAVDGVAEACAIPGIEAVEITAPLNYPLTPLPEGDSYLGFIFARGSDPATVESALRAAHACLRFTIVPAIELVPSTVSL from the coding sequence ATGACCGAGATCGGTATGCGTCCACATCTGTTGTTGCTCACCACACCATCATCGTACCGGCTGCCAGCCTTTCTGGATGCAGCCGGGCGGATCGGTGTCCAGATAACGGTTGCTGAAGACACCCCACCCGCCTTGAGTCGGCCATTGCCGGGGCGCTTATTGATTGATTTTAGTGATCAGGCAGCAGCATTGCAGGCCATCCGCAATTTGCACGCTAACCAACCGTTGAGCGCTATCCTACCGGTTGACGACAGTGGGGTTGAACTGGCGGCGCTGGCCTGTGCCGATATTGGGCTGCCCTTCAATCGGCCAGAAGCCGCCGCTGCTGCTCGTGACAAACATCTGATGCGTCAGCTCTTCGCCCGTGCCGGAGTACCGTCACCGGCGTTTCGCCTCTGCACCACCGCCGACGATCTACCGACGCTGGTGCAGTCGGTCACGTTTCCCTGTGTTGTCAAGCCCCTGCGCCTCAACGGCAGTCGCGGCGTTATCCGGGCCGATAACCCGGCCCAGTGCCTCGCGGCAATCCGCCGCCTCGCCGCCTTGCTCGACCGGATTGAAGGGGCAGGGGTGCATGAGTTCTTGATTGAAGACTTTGTGCCGGGATTTGAGGTTGCGCTGGAGGGATTGATCGATCACGGCCAGGTACAGGTACTGGCGCTTTTCGACAAGCCTGACCCGCTCGATGGGCCGTTTTTTGAAGAGACGATCTACGTCACACCATCACGCCTACCGGAAGCAACGCAAGCGGCAATTTGTGCAGTAACCGCAGCAGCGGCCAGGGCTGTGGGGTTAGAGCGTGGGCCGTTGCATGCCGAGCTGCGGATCAACGAGTGCGGGCCGTGGATGATCGAGTTAGCTAACCGCAGCATCGGCGGTTTATGCTCGCGAACATTACGTTTCGGCACTGATGCCTCTTTAGAGGAATTGATTTTGCGCCAGGCTGCCGGTCTACCTGTGGACACCCTCAGTCGCGAGGGACAGGCGGGTGGGGTGATGATGATACCGATCCCACAAGCCGGTATCCTACGCGCCGTTGATGGAGTGGCTGAGGCATGTGCAATTCCCGGTATTGAGGCAGTCGAAATTACGGCACCGCTCAATTACCCGCTGACACCCCTACCAGAGGGTGACAGCTATCTCGGCTTCATCTTTGCTCGTGGTTCTGATCCGGCGACCGTCGAGTCAGCACTGCGCGCCGCACATGCCTGCCTGCGCTTCACCATCGTTCCGGCAATCGAGCTGGTGCCGTCTACCGTTAGCCTGTAG
- a CDS encoding sulfite oxidase heme-binding subunit YedZ: protein MSGKLAAPHISPLLRIIPHIIGLLPLVLLIGDGLADRLTVNPIQYLTQRTGWFALILLLATLACTPLNRWFGWKQVMRWRRPLGLYSFGYAGLHLAIFVALDYGFDLSLILQTISEKRYIIAGLLAFALLLPLAITSTSGWQRRLKHWWRRLHRLVYLAAILAVIHYLWLSKDPRPALIAGGLLGILLLSRLIGRQSWQRMVQWSHERIKRQISSRR, encoded by the coding sequence ATGTCTGGCAAACTAGCAGCACCACACATATCGCCTTTACTCCGCATCATTCCCCATATAATCGGCCTGCTCCCACTCGTGCTACTCATCGGTGATGGGCTGGCTGATCGCCTAACCGTCAATCCGATTCAATACCTGACCCAACGTACCGGCTGGTTCGCCCTGATACTCCTGTTGGCGACCCTGGCATGTACCCCGCTAAACCGTTGGTTTGGCTGGAAGCAGGTCATGCGCTGGCGTCGTCCGCTCGGCCTCTACAGTTTTGGCTATGCCGGCCTGCACCTTGCCATCTTTGTGGCCCTGGATTACGGCTTCGATCTCAGCCTGATCCTGCAAACAATCAGCGAGAAGCGCTACATCATTGCCGGTTTACTGGCCTTTGCCCTCCTCTTGCCCCTTGCCATCACCTCGACCAGTGGCTGGCAACGGCGACTAAAACACTGGTGGCGCCGCCTGCACCGCCTGGTCTATCTGGCCGCAATCCTGGCCGTGATACACTACCTGTGGCTGAGCAAAGACCCCCGTCCGGCGTTAATCGCCGGCGGTCTGTTAGGAATTTTGCTGCTGAGCCGCCTTATTGGCAGACAAAGCTGGCAGCGTATGGTACAATGGAGCCATGAGCGAATTAAAAGACAAATTAGTTCTCGTCGTTGA